From Thermogladius calderae 1633, a single genomic window includes:
- a CDS encoding 30S ribosomal protein S19 produces the protein MPPEWKKFRYRGKTLEELLSMPMDELIELLPARARRSLKRGFTKAQIRLLAKIRKIRQNPDLAKKAVIKTHVRDMVVLPEMVGLTIAVYNGKEFVPVKVTPEMIGHYLGEFSPTTKKVVHGEPGLKATRSSMFVALKT, from the coding sequence ATGCCGCCCGAGTGGAAGAAGTTCAGGTACAGGGGGAAGACCCTCGAGGAGCTACTGTCAATGCCGATGGACGAGCTGATCGAGCTGTTGCCAGCCAGGGCTAGGAGGAGCCTGAAGAGAGGGTTCACGAAGGCCCAGATCAGATTGCTCGCGAAGATAAGGAAGATCAGACAGAACCCCGATCTCGCGAAGAAAGCCGTTATAAAAACCCACGTGAGGGACATGGTCGTGTTACCCGAGATGGTGGGATTGACGATAGCCGTTTACAACGGAAAAGAGTTCGTCCCAGTGAAGGTGACCCCCGAGATGATAGGACACTACCTTGGCGAGTTCAGCCCGACGACCAAGAAGGTCGTCCACGGAGAGCCGGGTCTTAAGGCGACCCGGAGCAGTATGTTCGTAGCCCTGAAGACGTAG
- a CDS encoding 30S ribosomal protein S17, whose translation MSAAQVRDVGIRGVEPPSETCNDPKCPWHGHLKVRGVILTGVVKSAKMQKTVVVRHDYLYYDPKYKRYERRHKHIHAHLPPCIKVREGDVVVIGETRPLAKSVSFVVLGVVKKGG comes from the coding sequence GTGAGCGCTGCGCAGGTCCGGGACGTGGGTATAAGGGGCGTGGAGCCTCCCAGCGAGACTTGTAATGACCCTAAATGTCCATGGCACGGTCACCTGAAAGTCCGCGGCGTTATTTTGACTGGTGTTGTTAAGAGCGCGAAGATGCAGAAGACGGTTGTTGTAAGGCACGACTACTTGTACTACGACCCGAAGTACAAAAGATACGAGAGGAGGCATAAACACATCCACGCACACCTACCACCCTGTATTAAAGTCAGAGAAGGAGATGTTGTAGTAATCGGCGAGACAAGGCCTTTAGCCAAGAGCGTATCTTTCGTAGTCCTAGGTGTTGTGAAGAAAGGTGGTTGA
- a CDS encoding 50S ribosomal protein L22 encodes MPTWHYSLQLRDESKIAKAVRYDIPVSIKYMREVVSVLRGMKLKDAKTLLENVVKLKEPIPFRRYHGKVSHKRGLADKYGWPAGRYPVKAAKFLLELLENVEANAENKGLDKDKLVIIHIAAHKGITLKRYMPRAFGRATPKFRRTTNVEVIVREAS; translated from the coding sequence ATGCCGACTTGGCACTACTCATTACAGTTGAGAGACGAGTCGAAAATCGCAAAGGCTGTTAGGTACGATATACCAGTCTCTATAAAGTACATGAGAGAAGTTGTTTCAGTCCTCAGAGGGATGAAACTAAAGGACGCCAAGACACTTCTGGAAAACGTCGTCAAACTAAAAGAGCCGATCCCGTTCAGGAGGTACCACGGCAAAGTCAGCCATAAGAGAGGGCTGGCCGACAAGTACGGTTGGCCTGCCGGCAGGTACCCGGTTAAGGCGGCGAAGTTCCTCCTCGAACTCCTCGAGAACGTGGAGGCAAATGCCGAAAACAAGGGGTTAGACAAGGACAAGCTGGTAATAATACACATAGCAGCACACAAAGGGATCACGCTTAAGAGGTACATGCCCAGGGCTTTTGGTAGGGCAACTCCCAAGTTCCGTAGAACAACTAATGTGGAGGTCATAGTTAGAGAGGCGAGCTGA
- the rpmC gene encoding 50S ribosomal protein L29 yields the protein MPPEERVRKLIELRIELVKLKMQSRVGTLTNTSRIRNIKRDIARILTVMREEASRESSVEETTRERTSEGSPAVENKQ from the coding sequence ATGCCGCCCGAGGAGAGAGTCAGGAAACTCATAGAGCTCAGGATAGAGCTGGTCAAGCTGAAAATGCAGTCGAGGGTGGGGACTCTCACCAATACTAGTAGAATTAGGAACATTAAGAGGGACATTGCCAGAATCCTCACGGTTATGAGAGAGGAAGCCTCGAGAGAGAGCTCTGTAGAAGAGACCACTAGAGAGAGGACTAGTGAAGGTAGTCCAGCAGTTGAGAATAAACAGTAA
- the rplX gene encoding 50S ribosomal protein L24 has protein sequence MALTRSKKPSKQRKALYNAPLHVRHKFMTAKLSDELAEKYGVKRLPVRKGDTVKILRGDWRGHEGKVVDVDLKRGRIFVEGVQVKKADGTLVYYPIHPSKVVITKLDLSDKYRTRIIERRKEGESK, from the coding sequence ATGGCCTTAACCAGGTCCAAGAAGCCGTCTAAACAGAGAAAGGCCCTTTACAACGCGCCACTCCACGTAAGGCACAAGTTCATGACAGCTAAACTTAGCGACGAGTTGGCAGAGAAGTACGGGGTTAAAAGACTGCCTGTACGCAAGGGGGACACCGTTAAGATCCTGAGGGGTGACTGGAGAGGCCACGAGGGTAAAGTAGTCGACGTCGACCTAAAGAGGGGGCGCATCTTTGTCGAGGGCGTTCAAGTTAAGAAGGCAGACGGTACACTAGTGTACTACCCTATACACCCCAGCAAGGTCGTCATCACTAAACTAGACCTGAGCGACAAATACAGAACGAGGATCATAGAGCGACGGAAGGAGGGTGAGAGCAAGTGA
- a CDS encoding ribonuclease P protein component 1: MKVVQQLRINSKNILFHEIIGLRVRVLSYTDTNLNGLEGVVIDETLKTLLIETAEGRRIRVFKPSGVFEFKLPHGEVVVIKGDLILGRPAERLKRLKRRLK; this comes from the coding sequence GTGAAGGTAGTCCAGCAGTTGAGAATAAACAGTAAGAACATTCTTTTCCACGAGATAATAGGCCTAAGAGTGAGGGTCTTATCCTATACTGACACCAACCTCAACGGGCTCGAAGGAGTAGTGATAGATGAGACCTTGAAAACTCTTCTCATAGAGACCGCGGAGGGCAGAAGGATCAGGGTTTTTAAACCGAGCGGTGTATTTGAATTCAAGCTCCCACACGGCGAGGTAGTGGTTATAAAGGGGGATTTAATTTTAGGTAGACCAGCTGAAAGGCTTAAGAGGTTGAAGAGGCGGTTAAAGTGA
- a CDS encoding 30S ribosomal protein S3 has translation MVGSRVKQYFINLGLKKTMIDQFLASYFVDAGYAGVELYKTPTGHRVVIYAEYPGRLIGRGGSVIRKLTAIFQTRFGLENVNITVSPVTDADLNARVVAFRIVRALEKEIPYRRVMMAMLKRIMDAGALGAEIVISGKLRGERATYEKMRTGKIYKAGDLVDYIVDRAVAKTLLKPGIFGVEVIIVKPSIPLPDQVELKQLKPEELQELAQPQVKGEAPVGGGSSEGQ, from the coding sequence ATGGTGGGCTCGAGGGTAAAACAGTACTTCATAAACCTTGGGCTGAAGAAGACGATGATCGACCAGTTCCTAGCGAGCTACTTCGTTGACGCGGGCTACGCAGGAGTAGAGCTCTACAAGACCCCCACAGGGCACAGAGTTGTGATATACGCTGAGTACCCTGGGAGGCTGATCGGTAGGGGAGGCTCGGTGATCAGGAAGCTCACAGCGATCTTCCAGACGAGGTTCGGGCTGGAGAACGTAAACATCACGGTTTCCCCAGTGACGGACGCAGACCTGAACGCCAGAGTCGTCGCGTTCCGCATAGTTAGAGCCCTCGAGAAAGAGATACCTTACAGAAGAGTTATGATGGCCATGCTAAAGAGGATTATGGACGCGGGAGCGCTCGGGGCCGAGATCGTGATCAGCGGTAAACTCAGAGGCGAGAGAGCAACATACGAGAAGATGAGAACCGGGAAAATCTACAAGGCGGGGGACCTAGTCGACTACATAGTGGACAGGGCTGTTGCCAAGACTCTACTAAAGCCTGGTATATTCGGTGTCGAGGTAATCATAGTCAAACCGTCTATCCCGCTACCGGACCAGGTCGAGCTGAAACAGCTGAAACCCGAGGAGTTGCAAGAACTGGCGCAGCCCCAGGTCAAAGGGGAGGCACCAGTAGGGGGTGGTAGTAGTGAAGGCCAGTGA
- a CDS encoding 50S ribosomal protein L14 → MGAKRAVAGKPAFSRRKVNTGLQVGSRVVVTDNSGGKEAMIIGVPGYKGRLRRVPPAGVGDLVVVTVKKGSPSVRKQVFKAIVVRQRRPYRRPNGVWVAFEDNAVVLLTPEGTPKGSEIRGPVAREAAERWPQIANLATMIV, encoded by the coding sequence ATGGGCGCGAAGAGAGCAGTAGCAGGTAAGCCCGCCTTCTCGCGGCGTAAGGTAAATACTGGTCTTCAGGTTGGGTCGAGAGTCGTTGTGACCGATAACAGTGGTGGAAAAGAAGCGATGATCATAGGAGTGCCAGGGTATAAGGGTAGGCTGAGAAGAGTGCCGCCTGCTGGAGTAGGAGACCTAGTAGTAGTGACCGTGAAGAAGGGGAGTCCGAGCGTAAGGAAGCAGGTCTTCAAGGCCATTGTAGTCAGGCAGAGAAGACCTTACAGAAGACCGAATGGCGTGTGGGTGGCATTCGAGGACAACGCCGTGGTCCTGTTAACACCCGAGGGTACTCCTAAAGGCAGTGAAATCAGAGGCCCAGTCGCTAGGGAGGCAGCGGAGAGGTGGCCTCAGATAGCGAACCTTGCGACGATGATAGTCTAG